A region of Paractinoplanes abujensis DNA encodes the following proteins:
- a CDS encoding TetR/AcrR family transcriptional regulator, whose amino-acid sequence MPAHSPSPHSPESPTPDRRARQRERRRAEIYTAALELFVERTYDGTTMEDIADRADVARATVFNHFSRKAAFLQEWAALRREQALKAAYAGGPDSPIREVLVRFFTEIGALSSASRPESVAVILESVRLAETWQRPPLAAAFAAAVVRAQQSGEIDPAVNADRVGLTLASSYYATLTAWASEEPAPFDLSEEMAATVDLLLNGVLPRTDPAH is encoded by the coding sequence GTGCCAGCTCACTCCCCCAGTCCCCACAGTCCCGAATCGCCCACGCCGGACCGCCGGGCCCGGCAGCGCGAGCGACGTCGTGCCGAGATCTACACAGCTGCCCTCGAGCTGTTCGTGGAGCGGACGTACGACGGCACGACGATGGAGGACATCGCCGACCGCGCCGACGTCGCCCGGGCCACGGTGTTCAATCACTTCTCCCGCAAGGCCGCCTTCTTGCAGGAGTGGGCCGCGCTGCGGCGCGAGCAGGCACTCAAGGCTGCCTACGCCGGCGGTCCCGACTCCCCGATACGGGAGGTCCTTGTCCGCTTCTTCACCGAGATCGGGGCGCTCAGCAGCGCATCCCGGCCCGAGAGCGTGGCTGTCATTCTCGAGTCGGTCCGTCTGGCCGAGACATGGCAGCGGCCCCCTCTTGCGGCCGCCTTCGCCGCTGCCGTCGTCCGGGCCCAGCAGTCCGGCGAGATCGATCCAGCCGTCAACGCCGACCGCGTCGGCCTGACCCTCGCCTCGTCCTACTACGCCACCCTCACTGCATGGGCCAGCGAGGAGCCGGCCCCGTTCGACCTCAGCGAAGAGATGGCGGCCACGGTCGATCTCCTCCTGAACGGCGTCCTGCCTCGAACAGATCCGGCCCACTGA
- a CDS encoding DM13 domain-containing protein, translated as MVRRLFSQPLTWIVTALFVFGGAGALYWFQPWRLFTDTTVTDSLSIEASALPRSRASSPGTSTPAVTVLGQGTFVTHEHDTTGTARLVRNPDGSHQLELVGLTTSDGPDLRVWLSDQPVRPDAGGWRVFDDGVYAELGRLKGNRGDQVYRLRADIDPSDFRSVSIWCKRFSVSFGAATLQ; from the coding sequence ATGGTCCGCAGACTGTTCTCGCAACCCCTTACCTGGATCGTCACCGCGCTGTTCGTCTTCGGCGGCGCCGGCGCCCTGTACTGGTTCCAGCCATGGCGGCTTTTCACCGACACGACCGTCACCGACTCACTGTCCATCGAGGCGTCGGCCCTTCCGCGCTCCCGGGCTTCGTCGCCGGGGACAAGCACGCCGGCCGTGACGGTGCTCGGGCAAGGAACCTTCGTCACGCACGAACACGACACCACCGGCACCGCACGTCTCGTGCGCAACCCGGACGGCAGCCACCAACTGGAATTGGTCGGCCTCACCACGTCCGACGGCCCTGACCTGAGGGTATGGCTGTCCGACCAACCCGTACGCCCGGACGCCGGCGGCTGGCGTGTTTTCGACGACGGCGTGTACGCGGAGCTGGGACGGCTCAAGGGCAATCGCGGCGATCAGGTCTACCGGCTGCGCGCGGACATCGACCCGAGTGACTTCCGCAGCGTCAGCATCTGGTGCAAACGTTTCTCCGTCTCGTTCGGCGCCGCTACCCTCCAGTGA
- a CDS encoding tetratricopeptide repeat protein, whose protein sequence is MSWPGWLSRGDGHGVHGSVVFGDVIQVSAVKGSVNVGVGRPLYRITGAAPAQLNRDQAQRQPSRLLLARYGVVPFAGRAEELAAAAAWLADETPTAVRLLHAGGGQGKTRLAGEITARCAAQGWTVWRAGHAPGGGRASKVELTSAPVLVVVDYADRWPLSVLESLLLDLNELGSIARTTMRVLCLARSHRLWWSSLTSLIEHNGIESDDRPLGTLTVDRAGDILFTEAATRFAAMLGVDRPGWTPPDGFDARQFRQILGVHMAALAAVEAHRHGDRAPVEPHAVSAYLLGREYAYWYGRDRDQDARAQSLQRATCTAYLAGPLAEKPAQEALLRVGLAAREEAARRLLDDHRDLYPPEDDSLVFEPLAPDRLGEDLIALSTPGHRVRAAVAATDDWTLGAVRMLLRTVPEPPVWAPVAVTRLVETARRWPHVATEMLYPILRQAPMLAVDAGGVTLSRLAEIPVVDADLLETIEAHLPEERPIDLDVAAAAISTTLTDHRLGATVEVAERAQLHHDHAWRMSETRQREAAAEAGRAAADLYRWLAGDDPLYCPDLVESLDSLGWFLADVHRLEEALAVAQEAVQVARQLVARRPDEFEPHLARSLTLLCPRHTALGQAEAAVAAAEEAVGIYRSLAERDPYEYLPRLAPSLSTLGLGLTRDDERALALTRESVDIYRRLLADERTEFRPELADTLDKLGLLQARLGRDDQALTAYREAVALYEGLSGENPTRHLPSQAAVLTHLQNALAVAGRRDESLAVAEQAVEICGRAARANPAYRSDLADALSNLGFRLRWLGRPAHALAHIEAAVDLYRQLASRSPGLHLPGLAAELVTQSEHLIGAGRWDRALRVMREAVHIHRRLAADGSATAVRDLARCLAELAAQHGRRGQAGEALVAADETVALFRGLAARSPETYLMDLAISLRALGEQEAAAGRVTATESLQAAVDIGRGLAGADPDHLGELARSLEVLRDHLAARDGPRARALGAEAVRIHRRLGSAAAPVARRTSLLDALEALNDRLAPISRHVEALAVVDEMIGIHRQLVAGDPVEYGPGLAGCLMTRGHHLRALDRREETLACYAEAADLYRQSALDPPLAKALDILTFQLEEWNRWAAALPPLRELVAVRRRLAADDQGTYAPEVPRSLLDLSSCLGVLHRPGEALGPAGEAVRLYQQLAAADPDRYLLLLAQAEEELAGHLDAAGRRDEAIDPLRAAVRIHRRLHRRTDLARGLGDLGRRLGSQGQWAQAEPLLREAVHLFEILTGRDPRHRPALARCLTDLGNCFAALYGLERSRPITQRAAALRRQ, encoded by the coding sequence GTGAGCTGGCCGGGGTGGTTGTCGCGGGGCGACGGCCACGGGGTGCACGGCAGTGTGGTCTTCGGCGACGTCATCCAGGTGTCGGCGGTCAAAGGCAGTGTGAACGTAGGAGTCGGCCGGCCGCTGTACCGGATCACCGGGGCGGCGCCGGCGCAGCTCAACCGGGACCAGGCGCAGCGCCAGCCGAGCCGGTTGTTGCTGGCCCGCTATGGTGTCGTCCCCTTCGCCGGCCGTGCCGAGGAACTGGCCGCCGCAGCCGCCTGGCTCGCTGACGAGACCCCCACGGCCGTACGTCTCCTGCATGCCGGGGGCGGTCAGGGCAAGACCAGACTGGCCGGTGAGATCACCGCACGCTGCGCGGCCCAGGGCTGGACGGTGTGGCGGGCCGGACACGCACCCGGCGGCGGGCGTGCCTCCAAGGTCGAGCTGACCAGCGCGCCGGTGCTGGTCGTCGTGGACTATGCGGATCGGTGGCCGCTCAGTGTCCTGGAGTCGCTTCTGCTCGATCTCAATGAGCTGGGCTCGATCGCGCGGACCACCATGCGGGTTCTCTGCCTGGCCCGCTCCCACCGGCTCTGGTGGTCGTCGCTGACCAGCCTCATCGAGCACAACGGGATAGAGAGCGACGACCGGCCGCTCGGCACGCTGACCGTCGACCGGGCCGGCGACATCCTCTTCACCGAGGCGGCCACCCGGTTCGCGGCAATGCTCGGCGTCGACCGGCCCGGGTGGACGCCACCGGACGGCTTCGACGCGCGCCAGTTCCGGCAGATCCTCGGTGTGCACATGGCCGCGCTGGCCGCTGTCGAGGCCCACCGGCACGGCGACCGGGCGCCCGTCGAGCCGCACGCGGTCTCGGCCTACCTGCTGGGCCGTGAATACGCCTACTGGTACGGCCGGGACCGGGACCAGGACGCGCGGGCGCAGAGCCTGCAGCGGGCGACCTGCACCGCGTACCTGGCCGGTCCGCTCGCCGAAAAGCCGGCCCAGGAGGCCCTGCTGCGCGTGGGGCTGGCCGCCCGGGAGGAGGCCGCGCGGCGCCTGCTCGACGATCACCGCGACCTGTATCCGCCCGAGGACGACAGTCTGGTCTTCGAGCCGCTCGCCCCCGACCGGTTGGGCGAGGATCTGATCGCGCTCTCGACACCCGGCCACCGGGTGCGTGCCGCGGTCGCCGCCACCGACGACTGGACGCTCGGGGCGGTCCGGATGCTCCTGCGCACCGTTCCCGAACCGCCCGTCTGGGCCCCGGTCGCAGTGACCAGGCTGGTGGAGACCGCGCGCCGCTGGCCGCACGTCGCCACCGAGATGCTGTACCCGATCCTGCGCCAGGCGCCGATGCTGGCCGTCGACGCGGGCGGGGTGACCCTTTCGCGGCTGGCCGAGATCCCGGTGGTCGACGCCGACCTGCTGGAGACCATCGAGGCCCACCTGCCCGAGGAACGACCGATCGACCTGGACGTCGCGGCCGCCGCCATCTCGACGACGCTGACCGACCATCGCCTGGGCGCCACCGTCGAAGTCGCCGAACGCGCTCAGCTGCACCACGACCATGCGTGGCGGATGAGCGAGACGCGTCAGCGCGAGGCCGCGGCGGAAGCCGGCCGGGCGGCGGCTGATCTCTACCGCTGGCTCGCCGGCGACGATCCCCTCTACTGCCCCGACCTGGTGGAGTCGCTGGACTCCCTGGGCTGGTTCCTGGCCGACGTGCACCGGCTGGAGGAGGCGCTCGCCGTGGCGCAGGAGGCCGTGCAGGTGGCCCGGCAGCTGGTGGCGCGGCGGCCGGACGAGTTCGAGCCGCATCTGGCCCGCTCGTTGACGCTGCTGTGCCCCCGCCACACCGCGCTGGGCCAGGCCGAGGCCGCGGTCGCCGCCGCGGAGGAGGCAGTCGGGATCTACCGTTCGCTCGCCGAGCGTGACCCGTACGAGTATCTGCCCCGGCTCGCCCCATCGCTGAGCACGCTGGGGCTCGGGCTGACCCGCGACGATGAGCGGGCGCTCGCGCTGACCCGCGAGTCCGTGGACATCTACCGCCGGCTACTCGCCGACGAGCGCACCGAGTTCCGGCCGGAACTCGCCGACACGCTGGACAAACTTGGTTTGCTGCAGGCCCGTCTGGGCCGCGACGACCAGGCGCTGACCGCCTACCGGGAGGCGGTCGCCCTCTACGAGGGCCTGTCCGGCGAGAATCCCACTCGGCATCTGCCGTCGCAGGCGGCGGTGCTGACTCATCTGCAGAACGCCCTGGCCGTGGCCGGCCGGCGCGACGAGTCGCTCGCCGTCGCCGAGCAGGCCGTCGAGATCTGCGGCCGGGCCGCCCGGGCCAACCCGGCCTATCGCTCCGACCTGGCCGACGCGCTGAGCAATCTTGGGTTCCGGTTGCGATGGCTGGGCCGGCCGGCGCACGCGCTTGCCCACATCGAGGCCGCGGTCGACCTCTACCGGCAGCTCGCGTCGCGGTCACCCGGCCTGCACCTTCCCGGCCTGGCGGCGGAGCTGGTCACCCAGAGCGAGCACCTGATCGGGGCGGGACGGTGGGACCGGGCGCTGCGCGTCATGCGGGAGGCGGTGCACATCCACCGGCGCCTGGCCGCTGACGGTTCCGCCACCGCCGTACGTGATCTCGCCCGCTGCCTGGCCGAGTTGGCTGCGCAGCACGGCCGCCGGGGTCAGGCCGGCGAGGCCCTGGTCGCGGCGGACGAAACGGTCGCTCTCTTCCGAGGGCTGGCCGCGCGGAGCCCGGAAACCTATCTGATGGACTTGGCGATCTCTCTGCGCGCTCTGGGCGAGCAGGAGGCGGCCGCGGGCCGGGTCACGGCGACGGAGTCGTTGCAGGCCGCGGTCGACATCGGCCGGGGTCTGGCCGGCGCGGATCCGGACCACCTGGGCGAGTTGGCCCGGTCGCTGGAGGTCCTGCGCGATCACCTGGCCGCCCGGGACGGGCCGCGCGCCCGCGCCCTCGGCGCTGAGGCGGTGCGCATCCATCGGCGGCTGGGGTCGGCGGCCGCCCCGGTGGCCCGCCGGACCTCCCTGCTCGATGCGCTGGAGGCCCTGAACGATCGTCTCGCGCCGATCAGCCGGCACGTGGAAGCCCTGGCCGTGGTCGACGAGATGATCGGTATTCATCGGCAGCTGGTCGCCGGCGACCCGGTCGAGTACGGACCCGGACTGGCCGGCTGCCTGATGACCCGAGGCCACCACCTGCGGGCGCTGGACCGCCGGGAGGAGACGCTCGCCTGTTATGCCGAGGCAGCCGATCTGTACCGGCAGTCGGCGTTGGACCCGCCGCTGGCGAAAGCCCTCGACATCCTGACCTTTCAGCTGGAGGAATGGAACCGGTGGGCGGCCGCGTTGCCGCCCCTGCGCGAGCTCGTCGCGGTTCGCCGGAGGCTGGCCGCCGATGATCAGGGCACCTATGCGCCCGAGGTCCCCCGGTCGCTGCTCGACCTCAGCAGCTGCCTCGGCGTGCTGCATCGGCCCGGTGAGGCCCTCGGTCCGGCCGGCGAAGCGGTCCGTCTCTACCAACAGCTGGCGGCGGCCGACCCGGACCGGTACCTGCTTCTGCTGGCGCAGGCGGAGGAGGAACTGGCCGGCCACCTCGACGCGGCGGGCCGCCGGGACGAGGCGATCGATCCGCTGCGAGCAGCCGTCCGCATCCACCGCCGCTTGCACCGCCGTACCGACCTGGCCCGCGGGCTCGGCGACCTCGGCCGCCGCCTGGGCTCGCAGGGGCAATGGGCCCAGGCCGAGCCTTTACTCCGGGAAGCCGTGCACCTCTTCGAGATCCTGACCGGAAGGGACCCGCGCCACCGGCCCGCCCTGGCCCGCTGCCTCACCGACCTGGGGAACTGCTTCGCGGCACTCTACGGGCTCGAACGGTCGCGACCCATCACGCAGCGGGCCGCGGCGCTCCGGCGGCAATGA
- a CDS encoding SAM-dependent methyltransferase gives MTWTALLPAWARALETRRPHPLFEDPLAERFLARYAGELGPLPDLAVATSPLWSAFAYSVAIRTTFFDAAVRRAGVPQIVVLGAGLETRAYRLGLGPEVTVFEIDRAATLAFKERVLAGERPTCRRVPLAAEVGADDLAAVLKGAGFDPAVPTAWLAEGFLFYLTPEQAGDLLDGMAALSAAPGSALIGEVIGRSYDPGDLPVELMSEEEKATWLALVAAFGRAPEVTDPAAWLAGHGWSATEVTDQIALGTALARPAPEFYTGLQNWIFSARR, from the coding sequence ATGACCTGGACTGCACTGTTGCCGGCCTGGGCGCGGGCGCTCGAGACACGACGCCCGCACCCCCTGTTCGAGGACCCTCTGGCGGAACGCTTCCTCGCCCGGTACGCGGGGGAACTCGGGCCGCTGCCCGACCTCGCCGTCGCCACCTCGCCGTTGTGGAGCGCGTTCGCCTACTCCGTGGCCATCCGTACGACCTTCTTCGACGCCGCGGTCCGCCGAGCCGGTGTGCCGCAGATCGTCGTGCTGGGTGCGGGCCTGGAGACGCGGGCCTACCGGCTGGGGCTCGGGCCGGAGGTCACGGTCTTCGAGATCGACCGGGCCGCGACCCTGGCCTTCAAGGAACGCGTCCTGGCCGGGGAGCGGCCCACCTGCCGGCGGGTGCCGCTGGCCGCCGAGGTGGGTGCCGACGACTTGGCCGCGGTGCTCAAGGGGGCCGGCTTCGACCCGGCGGTGCCGACGGCGTGGCTGGCCGAGGGGTTCCTGTTCTACCTGACCCCGGAGCAGGCCGGCGACCTGCTCGACGGGATGGCCGCGCTGTCGGCGGCGCCCGGCAGCGCCCTGATCGGCGAGGTGATCGGCCGCTCGTACGATCCCGGCGACCTGCCCGTCGAGCTGATGAGCGAGGAGGAGAAAGCGACCTGGCTGGCCCTCGTCGCCGCCTTCGGACGGGCCCCCGAGGTCACCGATCCGGCGGCTTGGCTGGCCGGGCACGGCTGGTCGGCCACCGAGGTGACCGACCAGATCGCTCTCGGCACCGCCCTCGCACGGCCGGCACCGGAGTTCTACACCGGTTTGCAGAATTGGATCTTCTCCGCGCGCCGGTGA
- a CDS encoding SAM-dependent methyltransferase gives MSTPSLPDGVAWTAVLVAAQRAAESMAAEPAFRDPLAEVTLVHLGLTRPGQAPRWDDMPGGMAGLTRLMGDMVILRTLYNDRLLTDLPVEQIVLLGAGLDGRAYRLPWAGRRIFELDRRAILALKEDVARAAGLEQTAERTPVVADLAEDWPAALLAEGFDPSRPTGWVAEGLTIFLNRAELELLLTRVGELSAPGSHLGIEVATPLRRALSDAEAADDGVSRVLSLLGSGPPTPPHDWLAGHGWRLAVRTLTELAEQYGRPVPQWFDTSRGGATLWYFDCAR, from the coding sequence ATGAGTACCCCTTCTCTCCCCGACGGCGTCGCGTGGACCGCGGTCCTGGTGGCCGCGCAGCGGGCCGCCGAGTCGATGGCCGCCGAACCCGCCTTCCGGGACCCGCTGGCGGAGGTCACCCTCGTCCACCTCGGACTGACCCGGCCCGGTCAGGCGCCCCGCTGGGACGACATGCCCGGTGGAATGGCCGGGCTGACGCGCCTGATGGGTGACATGGTCATCCTGCGCACCCTGTACAACGACCGGCTTCTGACCGACCTGCCCGTCGAGCAGATCGTGCTGCTGGGGGCCGGCCTGGACGGGCGCGCGTACCGGCTGCCCTGGGCCGGGCGGCGCATCTTCGAGCTGGACCGGCGCGCGATTCTGGCGCTCAAGGAGGACGTGGCCCGCGCCGCCGGCCTGGAGCAGACGGCCGAGCGTACGCCGGTCGTGGCCGACCTGGCCGAGGATTGGCCGGCCGCCCTGCTCGCCGAGGGTTTCGACCCGTCCCGGCCGACCGGCTGGGTGGCCGAAGGGCTCACCATCTTCCTCAACCGCGCGGAACTCGAACTGCTGCTGACACGGGTGGGTGAGTTGTCCGCGCCGGGCAGCCACCTCGGCATCGAGGTGGCCACGCCGCTGCGGCGTGCCCTCAGCGACGCCGAGGCCGCCGACGACGGGGTCAGCCGCGTGCTCAGCCTGCTCGGCAGCGGGCCGCCGACCCCGCCGCACGACTGGCTGGCCGGCCACGGGTGGCGCCTGGCCGTGCGAACCCTGACCGAACTGGCCGAACAGTACGGGCGGCCGGTTCCCCAGTGGTTCGACACGTCGCGGGGCGGCGCGACGCTCTGGTACTTCGACTGCGCCCGGTAG
- a CDS encoding DUF2238 domain-containing protein yields MPAVVAREIPLRCTPLRPGRRLTALVLCVVMAVSATWELFEWLSAVVGGSSADDFLGTQGDVGGTQWDMFMAGVGAITSLLLLSRLQDKQLRAGR; encoded by the coding sequence GTGCCGGCCGTCGTCGCCCGCGAGATCCCGCTGCGCTGCACGCCGCTGCGTCCCGGCCGCCGGCTGACGGCGCTGGTGCTCTGTGTGGTGATGGCGGTCAGCGCCACCTGGGAGCTGTTCGAGTGGTTGTCCGCGGTGGTCGGTGGATCCTCGGCGGACGATTTCCTGGGAACCCAGGGCGACGTCGGGGGCACCCAGTGGGACATGTTCATGGCCGGCGTCGGAGCGATCACCAGCTTGTTGCTGCTCAGCCGCCTCCAGGACAAGCAGCTGCGCGCCGGCAGATGA
- a CDS encoding ABC1 kinase family protein, whose protein sequence is MERSLSAVLFVPVVVVTVLAFAAIIRRLLGVRVGLVRTLLAAVLAMLVTAPILSAFAPSDPATVGGGEAFLLGTASLLVAAVLAMASLVVLEVLLPTGSLPGPVEAWRDARRRVERTRRYSTIVRIVLRHGLGRFLRGRSQPGPTSAAARRRLARSLRAALDEGGVTFVKIGQLLSTRRDLLPVEFADELTALQDRATPVPWAEIEAVLTAELGRPFDEVFRRIDRDPLAAASVAQVHAAQLVDGTEVVVKVQRPGITRVVERDLDILLRLGGMLEERTTWGRAFGVRGLASGFAAALREELDFTVERDNLRAMAAALAGSPEHGVRVPTAYPAISSERVLVMDRLPGTPLGAAAPVLARFDERRRAEIAAGLLDCMLDQILVHGVFHVDLHPGNLLLDDDGSLGLLDLGSVGRIDPVTRTAIGSLLLAVGRGDSVAVTDALLQLLDRPGDVDERELQRVVGALIVRYAAPGSTVGVAAVSALLNTFTAHGLGVPPPVAAVFRAVTTLEGTLALVHPEFDLVGQARASAGRRIAGTLTPGNLRDTLEQELSTILPMLRGLPRRIDRIGDAIEHGRLRFAVRLFADDQDRRLVTGLLHQVLLTVIGATAGLMATLLLGIDGGPRVSTGVALFPLLGYGLLVVSVVLVLRVLVTVFRRD, encoded by the coding sequence GTGGAACGATCCCTTTCGGCGGTGTTGTTCGTCCCCGTCGTCGTCGTGACCGTGCTGGCGTTCGCCGCGATCATCCGGCGGCTGCTCGGCGTCCGGGTCGGGCTGGTGCGCACCCTGCTGGCCGCCGTGCTGGCCATGCTCGTGACGGCGCCGATCCTGTCGGCGTTCGCGCCGTCCGATCCGGCGACGGTCGGCGGTGGCGAGGCGTTCCTGCTGGGCACGGCGTCGCTGTTGGTCGCCGCCGTGCTCGCCATGGCCTCGCTGGTCGTGCTGGAGGTGTTGCTGCCGACCGGCTCGCTGCCCGGGCCGGTCGAGGCGTGGCGGGACGCCCGTCGCCGGGTGGAACGAACCAGGCGCTACTCGACGATCGTCCGGATCGTGCTGCGGCACGGCCTCGGCCGTTTCCTGCGCGGCCGGTCGCAGCCGGGGCCGACGTCGGCGGCGGCGCGGCGGCGGCTGGCCCGGTCGCTGCGGGCCGCCCTCGACGAGGGTGGCGTCACCTTTGTCAAGATCGGTCAGCTGCTGTCCACGCGGCGCGATCTGTTGCCGGTCGAGTTCGCCGACGAGCTCACCGCGCTGCAGGACCGCGCCACCCCGGTGCCGTGGGCCGAGATCGAGGCCGTCCTGACCGCCGAGCTGGGCCGGCCGTTCGACGAGGTCTTCCGCCGCATCGACCGGGATCCGCTGGCCGCGGCATCGGTGGCCCAGGTGCACGCGGCCCAGCTGGTGGACGGCACCGAGGTCGTCGTGAAGGTGCAGCGCCCGGGCATCACCCGGGTCGTCGAACGGGATCTGGACATCCTGCTCCGGCTGGGCGGCATGCTCGAGGAGCGTACGACGTGGGGCCGGGCTTTCGGCGTACGCGGCCTCGCGTCCGGCTTCGCCGCCGCCCTGCGCGAGGAGCTCGATTTCACCGTCGAACGCGACAACCTGAGGGCCATGGCCGCGGCGCTGGCCGGATCACCGGAGCACGGGGTGCGGGTGCCCACCGCCTACCCGGCGATCAGCTCCGAACGGGTGCTGGTGATGGATCGCTTGCCCGGCACTCCGCTCGGCGCGGCCGCCCCCGTCCTGGCCCGGTTCGACGAGCGGCGGCGAGCCGAGATCGCGGCCGGCCTGCTCGATTGCATGCTGGACCAGATCCTGGTGCACGGCGTCTTCCACGTCGACCTGCATCCGGGCAACCTGCTGCTGGACGACGACGGTTCGCTGGGCCTGCTCGACCTGGGCTCGGTCGGCCGGATCGACCCGGTGACCCGGACCGCGATCGGCAGCCTGCTGCTGGCGGTCGGGCGGGGTGACTCGGTGGCCGTCACCGACGCGCTGCTGCAGTTGCTCGACCGTCCCGGCGATGTGGACGAGCGGGAGCTCCAGCGGGTGGTGGGCGCACTCATCGTCCGGTACGCGGCGCCGGGCAGCACCGTCGGCGTCGCCGCGGTCAGCGCGCTGCTGAACACTTTCACGGCCCACGGCCTCGGCGTGCCCCCGCCCGTCGCGGCGGTGTTCCGGGCCGTCACCACGCTCGAGGGGACGCTCGCTCTCGTCCACCCCGAGTTCGACCTCGTCGGTCAGGCCCGGGCGTCGGCCGGTCGCCGCATCGCGGGCACCCTCACCCCCGGCAACCTGCGTGACACGCTTGAACAGGAGCTCAGCACGATCCTGCCGATGCTGCGGGGTCTCCCCCGCCGCATCGACCGGATCGGCGACGCGATCGAGCACGGCCGGCTGCGTTTCGCCGTACGCCTGTTCGCCGACGATCAGGACCGGCGGCTGGTCACCGGCCTGCTCCACCAGGTGCTGCTCACGGTGATCGGCGCGACGGCGGGCCTGATGGCCACGCTCCTGCTCGGCATCGACGGTGGCCCGCGCGTCAGCACCGGCGTCGCCCTGTTCCCCCTGCTCGGCTACGGCCTGCTGGTTGTCTCGGTGGTCCTGGTGCTGCGTGTGCTCGTCACCGTGTTCCGCCGGGACTGA
- a CDS encoding nuclear transport factor 2 family protein yields the protein MTDTISTSATLADLRDRAVITDTLHRYAAGLDLNDADLLASVLTEDAVVDLGPAMRRIGYDFPPLTPRETVVTTLIGAVGPLDTSHSISNVRITIDGDDATVLAYAQAQHFKPGSGSDPAVTRHALMMNRYTATMVRDGEQWRIRHLDIANAWFDGDALMLLGE from the coding sequence ATGACCGACACGATCAGCACCTCCGCGACCCTCGCCGACCTCCGCGACCGGGCCGTCATCACCGACACCCTGCACCGCTACGCCGCCGGCCTCGACCTCAACGACGCCGACCTGCTGGCTTCGGTGCTCACCGAGGACGCCGTCGTCGATCTCGGCCCGGCCATGCGGCGCATCGGGTACGACTTCCCGCCGCTCACCCCGCGGGAGACCGTCGTCACCACCCTGATCGGCGCGGTGGGGCCGCTGGACACCAGCCACTCCATCAGCAACGTCCGCATCACCATCGACGGCGACGACGCCACCGTGCTCGCCTACGCCCAGGCGCAGCACTTCAAGCCGGGCTCCGGTTCCGACCCGGCGGTGACCCGTCACGCCCTGATGATGAACCGCTACACCGCCACCATGGTCCGCGACGGCGAGCAGTGGCGCATCCGGCACCTCGACATCGCCAACGCCTGGTTCGACGGAGACGCGCTCATGCTGCTCGGCGAGTAA